The Desulfovibrio legallii genome includes the window GGAGGGCCATTTTGAGGGCCACCTCCACGGCCACAGAACCGGAATCGGCAAAAAAGATTTTGCCGAGCCCGGCGGGCATAAGGGCGAGCAGGCGCTCCGCCAGGGCCACCGCCGGTTCGTGGGTCAGGCCGCCGAACATGATGTGCGGCATGCGCGCGCTCTGTTCCCGCAGGGCCGCCAGCAGCCGCGGATGGTTATAGCCGTGGATGGCCGCCCACCAGGAGGACATGCCGTCCACCAGCTCCCGCCCGTCGGCGAGCAGGATGCGGTTGCCCCGCGTGGCCCGCACGGCGTCCAGAACCGGCGGCGGCCAGGCGGCGGCGTAAGGGTGCCAGACGGCCGCGTGGTCGCGCCGGATCAGCGCGGCGGCAAGCTCCGGCCCTCCGGCCTCAGGCGCGGCTGCAGTGGTCGGGCCAGAGGGCGCGGCCAGCGCCGCGCAAGGCTGGACCAACGGCTTCAGGCGGTCTGCCAGCAGATCCCAGGCGGCCGCATCCAGGTGCGGCAGCCGCGGCAGCTCCACTACCGGCGCATCGGATCCGGCAGCCAGCAGACGCTTGCGCAACAGGCGGGCCGTATCCGCCAGCATGGCAGGCACGTCCACGCCGGGGCAGCCGGCGTCCGGCCGGGCGGCGGGAATCAGCACAAGCCCGGCCAGCGGCAGACGCCGCGCCGCCAGGGCTTCCAGAGAAAGAAGAATATGGTTGATGCCGCCCAGGCAGTTGCCGCCCGCCAGCAGCACCGGCAGGCCCAGCTGCGCCATAAGGTCCAGCTGGTCTTCGCTGTCGTTGAGGGGCACGCGCAGCCCGCCCGCCCCTTCCAGCAGGAGCAGATCCGCGCCGCAGGTTTGGGCGTGGGCCGCTATGTCCGCCGCAAGCCCGGCGCAGGCAAGCTGCGTCCCGGCGCGGGCGGCGGCCAGGTGGGGGGAGGCAGGCAAGGGGAAGCAGCGCAGGCAGGCCGCCGGGGGCACGGGCGAAGCGCCCTGGGGCAGGTCGGCCACGGCCGCGGCATAAACCGTCATATCCGCCTGCGGGGCGCTGCGCAGGGCCTTGGGCGGCACGCCGGTCTGCACCGGCTTCACGGCCTGGGCAACCACGCCGGCCAGGCGCAGGGCCCGCAACAGGGCCGCTGTGGTCACGGTTTTGCCCACATCCGTGCCGGATCCGGCCACAAACAGCCCACGCAGGGCAGGCCGCCGGGGCGCGGACTCAGGAAGCCGCGGCGCAGACGCCATCGCCGTCCACCTCCAGGCCCAGGTCGGCCAGCATTTGCAGATCGTTTTCCAGACCCTGGCCGTGGGTAGTCAGATAGTCGCCCGTCATGAGGGCGTTGGCCCCGGCGGCAAAGACCTCCGCCTGCCGCTCGCCCAGGACCAGCGGCCTTCCGCCGCAGATGCGCAGGGTGGCCGTGGGCAGGATGTGCCGGAATACGGCCACAATGCGCAGGGCTTCCTCCGCCGAAAGGGGCTTTTGCCCGGCCAGCGGCGTCTGCGGATGGGGATGCAGAAAGTTCATGGGCACCTGACGCACCCCCAGCTCCTTAAGGCTGAAAGCAAAGGCCACCCGGTCCTCCCAGCTCTCGCCCAGGCCGAACAGGCCGCCCGTACAGGCCGTGAACCCGGCGCGCATGCCGCGCAGCACGGTTTCCCGCCGCTGCTCCCAGGTCTGGGTGGTGCAGACGCGCGAATAGTACGCCCTGGAGGTTTCCAGATTGTGGTGGTAACGGCCAAGCCCGGCGGCCGCCAGCTCCGTAAGCTGCGCCTCGGTGAGTCGTCCCAGGGAAGCGCAGACCCGCGGCCTAACCTCGGCGGGCAGCCCGGCGATGAGCGCGCGCAGACGGGCGAACTCCTCCCCGCTCAAGGCTGCGCCGCTGGTGACGACGCCGATATGGGCCACAGGCAGAGTGGCCAGGTGCAGGATGCGTCCCCGCAGTTCCTGGTCGGACAGCAAGGGAAAGACGTCAATGGGCGTGTGGTTGTGCCGGCTCTGGGAGCAGAAACGGCAGTCCATGGCGCAGTTGCCGCTGCGGGCGTTGATGATGGCGCAAAGGACGATGCGACGACCGAAGGCCGCCTCGCGCAGGGCGGCGGCCCGCTCCATAAGACGGGGAAGCGGCAGCGCCAGCAGGTCCAGAGCCTGGGCCGGCGTGCCCACAGAGAGCAAATCCTTCATGACGGCAGAAACCTGAATGGCGGGAAAACCTGATGCGCCGCCGTCGCCGTCCGGCGCGGACGACCGGAACGGCAAACGGCGACGCGAAAAACAGCGGATCCGGACACGGGGCTACTGCACCTTACGGCGCTTTTCCCACAGCTTCATGTCCTTCATTTTTTTGCGGCGTTCGCGCTGCAGGGCCTTGCAGACCAAGGGGGCGTCCTTTTTGAAGCCCCACTTCTCGCGGTATTCGGCAGTGGACATGCCGTGGCTGGCAAGATGACGCTTGGTGAGGATTTTGAAGCTCTTGCCGCACTCCAGGCAGGTGACGGACTTTTCTTTCACCGATTTGCGGGCTTCCTGGGCCATTTCGGTGCTGTCCATTTCCAGCGGGGCTTCCCCTTCGGCCACGGCCCGGATGCCCTGCGCCACTTTCTGAATGAAGGTGGCGATCTCCTCTTCGCTCATTACCCGTACCCCGGCCTGTGCCCGGGTAATTTCCAAAGCCTCTTTCAAATAATCATCCATAGCTACCTCTGGTTGTCGGCGCCACGATGCCGCGTGGGCATTGCAGTGGGCAACAGTGACAAATTTACACAGAACAATATACAGCACGTTATCCAATGGCCGCACCATACACAGGAGACACTGCTCCGTCAATATTTTCGCGCTCCGCAGCCTGGAAATTGTATTCAATACCAATGTACGGAAGCGCGTCAGAAACTTTTTTTGTCGACATCATATTGCCATCAATTTCACAATAAAAAACTGCAACGAAAATATGGCTATTGGTAAGGCGTCGGGCAAAAAAAGATCGTGCTTTTGCCTTGGCACAACAGCGCTGGCCGACGCTTCTGTTGCAACAAGGCATAAACCAAGTTTTACGCTATGTAACTAGAGAAAACTTAACCCCTTGAGGTCTGTAGCGTTACAATAGATTGTTATTTTTTTCTCATGACGCCTGTGTGCAAGCCCCTGCACAGGCAAAAGGGAGAATTTTTTTTAGCACAAAAGCCCATACGGGCTTGACGTAGTATTTTTAATATGAGAATAATTTTGTAGGAATTAATTCCATCGTATTTTTTACAATTTAATTGCTCTTTACACCTGCCTCATATATATTGAGGCACAGCCGCGTATGACGCAAGGGAGATGCCATGTCAGCGTTGTCCGACCGTGAGTTTCTGGCCGAGGAAATGTGCGCCCTGTACTCCCGTCTGACGGGCGAGGAGGCCGCGCCGGCCGATCTGGAGCTGGCGCGCAGGCTTGCACAGGAAGAAGAGCCTCACGACCACTGGCTTGAGACCGGCAAACTGGATTACGAATCCCGTCTCTTCCTTTATATGGCGGCGGCCTACGCCATGCGCTGTATGAAGCGCGACACGTACCGCTGTGCGGTCTTTATGCGGAGCGCGGCCACGGCTCTGGCCAACGAGGCCCGAGCCTGACGCAACGCCACGGAACCAGGGGGAATCCCGCTGCAGGTGCGCGGGATTTCCTTTAAAAAGCGGAGCATTGGGGGCACAAGCCTCCCCCAAGCTGCAAGCCTGCCTTGGGCGGGCGTCGACGCACGGCGTCTGCGTCCGCCAAGCGGGCCAATGCTCCCGCATCCGCCTGAGCAACTGCAACGTTGGGTTGCTCTTTCATCTTGTACCCGGCGCTGGTTTATACCGGGGAAAAACCACCAGGACCTGTCAGGAAGCAAGGAACTATCATGCGGGAAAAACCTTTCGGATGCAGAACCACCCTCCCCTGCCTGCTGTTCGTGTGCTTCGCCCTGGCCTTGCCGTCAGGCGCGGCCTACAGTGCGGAGCGCATCCCCATCACCACCCCTGCCGTCAACGCCAAGAAGATGCCGCAGGTGTTCTTTAACCATGACGCCCATGTGGCCTATGTGGAAAGCGTGGATGGCGATTGCTCCACCTGCCACAACATGACGGACGACGGCCTTTCCGAAACCCTTAAGGACGTGACCGCCGCCCCGGCCGCCAAACAGGTGGAGTACATGCACGCCACCTGTACCGCATGCCACGTCAAGGCGGGCAAGGGGCCGCGTCTGGTCTCTTGTCGCACCTGTCACAGTGAAGCCATCGCATCTGAAAATGCCGGTAAAAAATGATCGGTCGGCGGTGCGCCATTATTTGCAGTCTATGTGAGGAGGCAGAATCAGATGCTTGATTTTATTACTGGACCCCTTTTTGTTATTTCACTTGTCATCTTTTTCGTGGGGCTTCTGCTCCGCGCCGTTTTCTATGTGCGCGGCCTGGATTCCAAGCTGGAGCGCGTAGCCTACCGCTACCATGCGGATCGCTCCATCCCCGGCGCGCTTGCGTCCATTTTTAAGTGGCTCGTCCCGGCCGGCACCTGCGGCTGGCGCGCCCAGCCCGCGGCCACGCTGCTCTTTTTTCTGCTGCACTGCGGCGCGGTGCTGATTCCGCTTTTTCTTTTGGGGCACACGGTACTGCTGGAACATTATACGGGCATCAGTCTGCCGGCCCTGCCCGGCGCTTTGGCGGACATTCTCTCCATCGCCGCGGTGGCTGGCCTTGTGCTGCTGGCCCTGCGCCGACTGGCCGTTCCCGCCCTGCGCCAGCTCAACAGCGGCCAGGACTGGCTTATCCTGCTCCTGACCTTTCTGCCCTTTGCCACCGGCCTTATGGCCCGGCTTAACACCGCCTCGTATGAAAGCTGGATGATCGCGCATGTGCTTTGCGGCGAATTGTTCCTCATCCTGGCGCCCTTCACCAAGCTCTCGCACATCGTGCTCTTCTTCATGTCCCGCGCCCAGATCGGCATGGATTTCGCCATCAAACGCGGCGGCGCCACCCGTGGCGGCGCTTTCCCCTGGTAGCCGGGTTCATCGAAGCATTTTTTTGCCGGAAAGGAGCAAACAATGTCCCAGACCCTGTGCAACAACATCCCTGTCACTACCAAGGAAGGTATCCTTGAACTGCTGAAAGACAAGGGCGGCGCACAATACTACAGCCAGATGAAAGAAATGAAAGTGGACCAGGAGGCCCTGGCCCGCGATCTGGAAAAAACCTGCAAGTCCCGCACGCGCACCTGGCTCAATATCTGTGCCCACTGCGCCATGTGTGCGGACAGCTGCTTTTTTTACAAAACCAACAATAACGACCCCACCCAGATACCTTCATACAAAATCCAGTCCACCCTGGGCGAGATGCTGCGCCGCAAAGGCAAGGTGGATACGGAATTTATGATCAAGTGCATGGATACCGCCTGGGGCAAGTGCACCTGCTGCAACCGCTGCGCCCTGTACTGCCCCCACGGCATTGATACGGGCGTTATGTTCAGCTACCTGCGGGGCATCCTTTTCAAGCACGGCTTTGTGCCGTGGGAAATGAAAATCGGCTCCGGCATGCACCGCGTTTACGGCGCGCAGATGGACGTCACCGAGGAAGACTGGCTGGAAACCTGCGAATGGATGGTGGAGGAAAATCAGGACGAATGGCCTGATCTGGAAATTCCCGTGGAAAAGGAAAATCCGGAAGTCATGTACATCCTCAACGCCCGTGAGGTGAAGCACTATCCGGAAGACATCGCCCAGGCGGCTATCCTCTTCCACGTCACCGGCACAGACTGGACCGTGCCCCGCGAAGGCTGGGAAAACACCTCACTCACCATGTTCGCCGGGGACTGGGAAGGCTGCGGCCAGAACGTCAAACGTATTTATGCCGCCATTGAGCGCATCAAGCCCAAGATGGTAGTGGGCACGGAATGCGGCCACGCCCACCGCGGCACTGTGGTGGAAGGCCCCTACTGGGCCGGGCAGGAAAGCGGCGATCCGCCGGTGCCTTTCCTGCACTATGTGGAATGGGTGGCCCTGATGCTGCGCACGGGCAAACTGAAGATCGACCCGGCCAAAAAAATCAAGGTGCCCTGCACGTTGCAGGATTCCTGCAATTATGTGCGCAACCACGGGCTCGGCAAAGCCACGCGCGAAATCATGGGCTATATCGCCGAAGATTTTCGTGAAATGTCGCCCCATGCCGACCACAACTTCTGCTGTGGCGGCGGCGGCGGGCTCAACGGCATTGGCCTTTACCGCAAAGAACGCAATATCGGCCTCAAAAACAAGCTGGACCAGATCAGGGCCACCGGCGCGGAGCTGGTCATCACCCCGTGCCACAACTGCTGGGACGCCATCCGCGACATGATGGAAGTGTACGAAGAGCACAACATCAAGTGGTCCTTCCTCAAGCCCTTGCTGGTGAACATGATGGTGGTGCCGCCCCACATCAGGCACAATCCGCCTGAGGAATAACAGGACGCGGCCTGGCGGCGGGCGTTTGCAGGGGGGAGGCCCCCGGCGGGCGACGGCGACCAGGCCGCACGGAAGGAGCGTGGCCGGTTTACAGTCCTTTTGCAGACCGCGCGCCTTCCCAGAAGCCAGCACGCCTGCGGGCCGGGCAACGACGATCCCCGTGCCCGGCCCGCAGGCGAGAACGCCAGGGCAGCTCAGGCCAGCGCCGCCGCCACGCAGTGCAGCAAATCCTCGCAGGTACAGGATTTGGGCAGTACGGGAGCCTTGGTGCCGAAGGCCACGGGTCTAGGCCCCACATCGGTACAGACAATGGCCGGAATATCTCTGGTGCGGCTGTTGCGGCGCAGGCGGCTGTACATAATGGTGCCGGAGGTGCCTTCCAGCTCCACGTCAAAAATGATGCAGTCCGGCAGATCCTCGTCAATGAGCGCCAGGCACTGGTCACAATTGCAGGCGGCGCTCACCCGGTATTCACGCTGAAGGAGCGCCTGCGACAGCCTGCTTCGACTTGCGGCATCGCTGTCGACCAAGAGAATATGCTTTTGCATGCGAGCCCCCCGCCGGCGCTTCCGTCGGCTTTCGGTTTGCGGTTTCAGTGCTGCGCCGGGCGGGACGGTGGGCCGCCCTGCTCTGGCGCACGGAACCAAGGGTGACCAAGGTAAGAGAATGCTGCAACGAACGCGCGGCTTTGTCCCAGACATCAAGGGCCGTTTTGCCCCGGGGCGCTTCGGGGGAAACGCCGGGCAGGGTTATGCCCCCCTCCACTGCGGCGATAATGTCCGCCAGGGTGATGGCGTCGGGGCTTCGGGCCAGCATATGGCCGCCGGCAATGCCCCGGAGGCTTTTCACAATCCCCTCGGCCTGCAGCAGGCGCATGATTTTCTGTACGAACTTTTCCGAAATGCCGGTACACGCCGCCAGCTCCGAAGCCGATGCGGGCACGGCGTCACTTTGTTCAGAAAGGCACAACAGCAAGTGCAGGGCATGGCAAGCCATAGTGGAAATACGCATGATAAGTCCTTGCAATCTATTGGAGAATTTTTTTGTTAACCATACTATATATGTCTAATTTAGACTGCTTTACTCATGTTTACTTCAAGCGGCAATCCCCGTCAAGCCTTAAGAAATGCCTAAGGCCCATGGCGCTGTGCCGCACTGTGCTGCTGAAAATGTGAATACTTTCTCAAACAAGAAAAACTAAAAAATTCAGGGATGCCAAATCGTCAGACTTCTGCGTATAGTAGAGCGGCCCGACCGCGCGTCAGGCGCGGGAGGCCCCTGCGGCACGGCCCCGCCTGCCGCTTGCAACAGCCCTATGGGGGATAGAATGAAACTTTCCGCGAAGACCCGTTATGCCGCCAGAATCCTGCTTTATCTGGCCAGATACGGTATTGAAAAGCCCGTTTCCTCCAGCATGCTGGCCACACAAACGGGCATCAGCTCTCAATTTATCGAGCAGATCCTGCGCCAACTGCGCCTTGCGGGCATTACGGGCAGCATTCGCGGCGCGCGGGGCGGGCATGTGCTGCTGCGCAAGCCCGAAGAACTGACCTTTGGCTGCATCGTCAAATTGATGGAAGGCGGCATTGAACTTTCCGGCTGCCTGGAAAAACCCGGCAACTGCGTCCGCTTTGACGGCTGCGAAGTGCGGCGGGCCTGGGAGAACCTGCAGGCCACCCTGGACGGCGTTTTTGAATCCATCACCCTGCGCGACCTCATGCAGGACGACAGGATTTTGTCCTCCAGCCCTCCCCCTGGGGGCAGCCCTAACTGAGCCTGGCTTTTGGCGCATACCCTGCAGGAAGATTGGCTCTGAGGGCAGCCAGGCGCGCGCCCCGGCACAAACCTGGCAGCCAGACGCATTGCCCTGGTGGGGCGAAGGGGTTGGGGCGGCCGCCGGAACCATGAGGCGCACCAGAGCGGGCGCGGCGGCTTGGGAAAACGCAGAGCCTTCGGCAGCAAAAGACTCTGGCCGGCTGCGGCATCGGCCCGCCGCAAAGGCGCACGCGCAGATCTCCCGCGTAAATACGCACCACAGGGGGTAGGGCTCTTAGGGCTCTGGCCTCTGCGAATGCCCCTTCCCAAGGGCCACCTGCAGAAAATGGATGCGGCGGCTGTCGGTGTACGGCAGCCGCCTCGTTTCGCTCCTGTCCCTGGCACCCTGTTGCCACAGGAAAAACGCCGTGCGCCAACTTCCGCAGGGCTCACCCTGCCCGTCGGACGCGCCGCAAAATCTGCCGCCAGAATCGCGGCAAAGGCGCGTCACGGTGCAGCAGCAAAAGGGGCAGAATAGCCCCGATGGCCAGGCCGCTCATGATAAAAAAGGCCGTAAGCCCGTTAAAGACCACACTTACCAGCAGATCCTGCCGCTGCGCAACGCCGACCGCGCCGAGAAACTGAAGGATAGCCAGAATGGCCTTGTAGGCGAACATGCCGGGCACCATGGGCAACAGCGCGGGAAAGACAAACATTTCCGCCGGGGTATGCCAGCGATTGGCGCAGGGGATGCTGGCCAGGCCGATAATGGCGGCCGCGCACAATGATGCGCTGCTGATGCCCATGGAAGTGGCGTGCAGCAGCAGGGTGCGGGAAACGTGCCCCAAGGCCGCCAGGCTCCCGGCCACGGCGGCAATGCGCAGCGTGGGCCGCGAAATGGCGGCAAAGCCCACGGCCGCCACCGCGGCAAACAGGCCGTCGCTCAGGTAGAACACCAAAGGGCTCACAGCGAATCCACCCCCAGCAGCAGCATGGTCAGCGCAAGCCCCAGGGCAATGCAGACAATGAGCGTGCTGGCCTGAACCAGGCGAGATACGGCCATAAGCACATGCCCGTCCAGAATGTCCATCATGGCGTTAATGAGGGGGATGCCGGGGATGAGAAACAGCACGCTGGCGGCGATGGCCGTCTGCGGCGTCGTGCCCCAGCCGAAGATAAGCCCCGGCGAAGCCAGCATGGAGGCCGTGAACGCGGAGCAAAAAAAGGTGATCTTCATGTCCATGCCCCAGTGCAGCAGCTTTTGGCGCAGATAAAACGCCGCCAGCGTGGCGCAGAACACCAGGCCCATGGCGATGGCGTCGCCGTCGAAAAGCCGACAGAAGGCGGCGTTGGCGCAGGCCACCAGAAAGCGCAACAGCACGGGATTGAGCACGGGCACAGCCAGAATGGCGTCGAACCGCCGCCGGGCTTCGTCCAGATCCAGGCCCTCGTCGCCGATATGCCAGCTCAGGGCATTGAGGGCCGCCACCCGCTGAAAGTTGGGCGCGCCGCTCACGATGGCGCAGACTGCGGTGCGCCGTTCCTGCGGGATGCCGCTGGGTGCGGGCTTGACCACAGAGATGGTAAAATGCCGCGAGAGCATGGCCAGCTCCACGTCAAAGCCGTACGCCTTGGCAATGCGCGCCGTATTGCGGTCTACCCGGCTGGTCTGCGCGCCTGCCGCCAGCTGCACGGAGCAGAACGTCTGCAAAAATTCAATAAGCTCACGGGCAGCGGGCGCGGCGCGGGGCGCGCTCCCCGCAGGAAGCGCCACGCCCGCGCCGTCCGAAAGGCCGCCGTCTCGTCCCCCTTTTTGTGGGGAGAGGGCGACGCTTTGC containing:
- a CDS encoding response regulator, whose translation is MQKHILLVDSDAASRSRLSQALLQREYRVSAACNCDQCLALIDEDLPDCIIFDVELEGTSGTIMYSRLRRNSRTRDIPAIVCTDVGPRPVAFGTKAPVLPKSCTCEDLLHCVAAALA
- a CDS encoding cytochrome c3 family protein, with translation MREKPFGCRTTLPCLLFVCFALALPSGAAYSAERIPITTPAVNAKKMPQVFFNHDAHVAYVESVDGDCSTCHNMTDDGLSETLKDVTAAPAAKQVEYMHATCTACHVKAGKGPRLVSCRTCHSEAIASENAGKK
- the hmcE gene encoding sulfate respiration complex protein HmcE, giving the protein MLDFITGPLFVISLVIFFVGLLLRAVFYVRGLDSKLERVAYRYHADRSIPGALASIFKWLVPAGTCGWRAQPAATLLFFLLHCGAVLIPLFLLGHTVLLEHYTGISLPALPGALADILSIAAVAGLVLLALRRLAVPALRQLNSGQDWLILLLTFLPFATGLMARLNTASYESWMIAHVLCGELFLILAPFTKLSHIVLFFMSRAQIGMDFAIKRGGATRGGAFPW
- a CDS encoding threonine/serine exporter family protein, encoding MTTGSRQSVALSPQKGGRDGGLSDGAGVALPAGSAPRAAPAARELIEFLQTFCSVQLAAGAQTSRVDRNTARIAKAYGFDVELAMLSRHFTISVVKPAPSGIPQERRTAVCAIVSGAPNFQRVAALNALSWHIGDEGLDLDEARRRFDAILAVPVLNPVLLRFLVACANAAFCRLFDGDAIAMGLVFCATLAAFYLRQKLLHWGMDMKITFFCSAFTASMLASPGLIFGWGTTPQTAIAASVLFLIPGIPLINAMMDILDGHVLMAVSRLVQASTLIVCIALGLALTMLLLGVDSL
- the bioB gene encoding biotin synthase BioB translates to MKDLLSVGTPAQALDLLALPLPRLMERAAALREAAFGRRIVLCAIINARSGNCAMDCRFCSQSRHNHTPIDVFPLLSDQELRGRILHLATLPVAHIGVVTSGAALSGEEFARLRALIAGLPAEVRPRVCASLGRLTEAQLTELAAAGLGRYHHNLETSRAYYSRVCTTQTWEQRRETVLRGMRAGFTACTGGLFGLGESWEDRVAFAFSLKELGVRQVPMNFLHPHPQTPLAGQKPLSAEEALRIVAVFRHILPTATLRICGGRPLVLGERQAEVFAAGANALMTGDYLTTHGQGLENDLQMLADLGLEVDGDGVCAAAS
- a CDS encoding RrF2 family transcriptional regulator, whose amino-acid sequence is MRISTMACHALHLLLCLSEQSDAVPASASELAACTGISEKFVQKIMRLLQAEGIVKSLRGIAGGHMLARSPDAITLADIIAAVEGGITLPGVSPEAPRGKTALDVWDKAARSLQHSLTLVTLGSVRQSRAAHRPARRSTETANRKPTEAPAGGSHAKAYSLGRQRCRKSKQAVAGAPSA
- the hmcF gene encoding sulfate respiration complex iron-sulfur protein HmcF → MSQTLCNNIPVTTKEGILELLKDKGGAQYYSQMKEMKVDQEALARDLEKTCKSRTRTWLNICAHCAMCADSCFFYKTNNNDPTQIPSYKIQSTLGEMLRRKGKVDTEFMIKCMDTAWGKCTCCNRCALYCPHGIDTGVMFSYLRGILFKHGFVPWEMKIGSGMHRVYGAQMDVTEEDWLETCEWMVEENQDEWPDLEIPVEKENPEVMYILNAREVKHYPEDIAQAAILFHVTGTDWTVPREGWENTSLTMFAGDWEGCGQNVKRIYAAIERIKPKMVVGTECGHAHRGTVVEGPYWAGQESGDPPVPFLHYVEWVALMLRTGKLKIDPAKKIKVPCTLQDSCNYVRNHGLGKATREIMGYIAEDFREMSPHADHNFCCGGGGGLNGIGLYRKERNIGLKNKLDQIRATGAELVITPCHNCWDAIRDMMEVYEEHNIKWSFLKPLLVNMMVVPPHIRHNPPEE
- the bioA gene encoding adenosylmethionine--8-amino-7-oxononanoate transaminase, which gives rise to MASAPRLPESAPRRPALRGLFVAGSGTDVGKTVTTAALLRALRLAGVVAQAVKPVQTGVPPKALRSAPQADMTVYAAAVADLPQGASPVPPAACLRCFPLPASPHLAAARAGTQLACAGLAADIAAHAQTCGADLLLLEGAGGLRVPLNDSEDQLDLMAQLGLPVLLAGGNCLGGINHILLSLEALAARRLPLAGLVLIPAARPDAGCPGVDVPAMLADTARLLRKRLLAAGSDAPVVELPRLPHLDAAAWDLLADRLKPLVQPCAALAAPSGPTTAAAPEAGGPELAAALIRRDHAAVWHPYAAAWPPPVLDAVRATRGNRILLADGRELVDGMSSWWAAIHGYNHPRLLAALREQSARMPHIMFGGLTHEPAVALAERLLALMPAGLGKIFFADSGSVAVEVALKMALQCQQGRGEAQRTRFLTPRGGYHGDTFGAMSVCDPVTGMHSLFRAVLPEQIFMERPACRFDQPFDPSSLDDARRLLEAHGAETAAVILEPIVQGAGGMWFYHPDYLRGLAELCRKAGALLILDEIATGFGRTGRMFAAEWAGITPDILCCGKALTGGVLTLAATACTDQVAADICRNGGALMHGPTFMANALACAVAGASLDLLAENAWPGQVAGLEAALHEGLAPCAAHPDVADVRVLGAIGVLETRQAVNTARLQRYFVDAGVWLRPFNRLIYLMPPFATPPEDAARLCAAVRGALRAGAHRL
- a CDS encoding RrF2 family transcriptional regulator yields the protein MKLSAKTRYAARILLYLARYGIEKPVSSSMLATQTGISSQFIEQILRQLRLAGITGSIRGARGGHVLLRKPEELTFGCIVKLMEGGIELSGCLEKPGNCVRFDGCEVRRAWENLQATLDGVFESITLRDLMQDDRILSSSPPPGGSPN
- a CDS encoding threonine/serine exporter family protein, with the translated sequence MSPLVFYLSDGLFAAVAAVGFAAISRPTLRIAAVAGSLAALGHVSRTLLLHATSMGISSASLCAAAIIGLASIPCANRWHTPAEMFVFPALLPMVPGMFAYKAILAILQFLGAVGVAQRQDLLVSVVFNGLTAFFIMSGLAIGAILPLLLLHRDAPLPRFWRQILRRVRRAG
- a CDS encoding MucR family transcriptional regulator — translated: MDDYLKEALEITRAQAGVRVMSEEEIATFIQKVAQGIRAVAEGEAPLEMDSTEMAQEARKSVKEKSVTCLECGKSFKILTKRHLASHGMSTAEYREKWGFKKDAPLVCKALQRERRKKMKDMKLWEKRRKVQ